The Tautonia rosea genomic sequence GGCGGTTCGGACCACCGGCATGGTCGGCGGCAGCGAGTTGTTGTTCAACGTCTTCAACAACTACGCGACCAACATTGACATCACCAACCCGGCGATCGCTGGCTTCGGATTCCTCGGGAATAACAACCCGATCTTCGGCGACCCGCGGTTCCTCGACCCGCAGAACGGCAACTTCTTCCTCCAGCCCGGCTCGGTCGCGATCGACGCCGCGATCAGCGAAATCGGTCCGTTGGCCATCGGCAACATGCTCCGACCGGTGTCCAATCAGGTCCTCGATGCGAGTGGTGGAATCCGCAACACCACCGGGCGCACGAATGCGTTCGGGAGCCTCGGCAACCCCACGTCGACGCTCGATGTCATCACGCTTCCCGGCACACCGGGCCGTGGATTCGTCGACCAGTTCATCCCGGTCCTGCTCGGAACTCCCGGCTCGTTCCCGGGTCCGGCCTCCAGTGCCGCCACCTTCGCCTTCCGACCGCTTGGGGGCGAACGTGACCTGGAAGGTTTCCTGCGGATCGACGATCCCAACACCCCGAATCTCGGCTTCGGCAGCCGGCCGTACTTCGACATCGGGGCCCGAGAGTTCCGTCGCTTCAACCCGCCAATCATCACGAATCAGGGCGCTCCTGATGTCAACGGAGACGGGGTCGGCGACGGTGTCTTCGCCACGATCATCGACCCGTCGACCAGCAACCCGCAAGACATCAGCATCTACACCCCCGGTGGTGTCGCTGGCGTCAATCAGTCTCCTCAGTCCATCAGCTTCCAGATCAACAAGGATCTGGACCCGCTGACGGTCAACAGCCAGACGATCGTGCTTCAGGCTTCCGGCGGCGACGGCATCTTCGGCAACGCCAACAGCCCGGCCGACCGTACGATTCCGCTCTCAGGCCTGGTGAGCTTTGATCCGACCACCAACCGGATCGTCATCGAGCTGGCCTCGGCCAACCTCTTGCTGTCGAACGACCTCTACCGGATCACGCTCGTCGGCACCGGCGGCAATGTGATTCGCGATCGTCAGGGCAACGCCCTCGATGGCGAGAACATCGCCACGAACGGCCTGCCTGGCCCCCTGCCCTCGGGCGACGGCTTCCCGGGTGGCAACTTCATCCTGCCGTTCACGATCGACACGAGGGCGCCTGAAGTCGTTCCGGGCAGCTTCATGCTCGATCCGACGAACGATCCGACCTTCCCGGTCGGCATCACCAACGTCGACATGCCGACCTTCGTCGGCCGGATCACCGACCTGTTCCCGCCGGTCAACCCGCTGGTCAATCAGACGGTGGTGCTCGACGTCGACAGCAACGGCGACGGCGTCTTCGACCTGGTCGGGATCGGCCAGGCCATCACCGACGCCAACGGCAACTTCGTCATCACGGCCAACCAGGCCCTGCCCGATAGCCCGTTCAACGTCGGTCCCGACGGCATCTTCGGCACCGCCGACGATACCGGCTACAGCCGGGCCCGCGTCCGGGTGACCGACGTCTCCGGAAACGAGTCGGACCCGAACGACCCGAACGCCACCATCCGGTTCGTGCTCGATACGCGATCTCCGGAGATCATCTCGACCACGCCGACCGATGGCTCTCTGGTCAGCAGCGGTGGCTTCCAGGTCTCCTTCACTGCCGACGAGAACCTCCTGCTCTCCAGCCTGACCGCTCCTGGTTCCATCCAGGTGATCGGCGCCGGTCAGGATGGCATCTTCGGCACCGGAGACGACCGAACCGCGGGCGTCGACCTCGGCTCCTTGAACGTTCAGTACCTCGCCACGAGCCCGAGCGGCCCGATCCGGGTGAGCTTCAACGTCACGGGAGCAGATGCCAACGACACCTACCGGGTCACCTTGAACCCCTCGATCACCGACCGGGCCGGAAACCCGATCGAAGGTGGCGGCTTCTCCCTCGACATCGTGGTCTTCACCCCTGGCCAGGAACGCCTCCTCTTTGTCGGCACCCAGACCACGGGCAACCCCACCGGCTCGCGGAACAACCCGTTCCCGACCATCGCCGCCGGTCTGGCTGCGGCCACCGTCGGCGATACCGTGGCGGTCCTGCCCGGGACCTACAACGAGGCGGTGACGCTCAAGTCGCTCGTCCGGCTGGTCTCGGCGGACCTCTCGAGCACCGACTCGAACGTCGTCCCCGGTCGGGCTCAGGCCACCATCATCCGGGCTCCCTTGAATCCGAACGGTCCTGAGGTCTCGGTCATCGGGACCGACCTGATCGGCCTCGGCGGCGCTGTCGACACCGAGCTTCGTGGCTTCGCCATCGTTGCCCCGCTCTCGAACGTCAGCACGGGCCAGATTCAGGAGGATTCAAAGGGCTTGTTGCTGATCAACTCCGGCGGTCAATTCCACCGGAACATCATCATCAACGGTGGTGTCGGGCTCGACATCACCCCTCGATCCTCCGGCTCGAACGCCCGGATCGAAAGCAATGTCTTCGCCGGAAACCGAACCGGCCTGTTCCTCCAGGATGGGGACAACACCGACCCAATCCAGCCGGTCCGGGTGGCGAACAACACCTTCGCCCTCAACAACGGCGGGATGGTGGTCTACGACGCCACCCTGAACACCGGGTCGATTGTGGTTGCCGATGTTGTCAACAACATCTTCTGGCAGAACAACACCCGTACCCCGGGTGCTACCGATACCCACCTGGCGGTCTATCCTCCGGTCGCCCAGGTCCGAGGCAACATGTTCGGCTCAAACCCGAACAACCCGCTGCTCGGTTTCCCGGTGGGTGCCATCAGCACTACCCCGACCGCAGCGGCTGCCTTCAACTACATCGGTGAACCGGCCTTCATCGCGGCCCGAGACCCGAGACCCGGATTCGACGGACCGACAGTGACCCTGCTCGACGGCAACTTCGGTCTGACCCCGTCCTCGGCTGCGATTGACGCGGCCATCGGACAGGCGGCCCCCTCGGCCGACTTCCTCGGACGTCCCCGAGTCGATGTGCCCAATCGCGGCTTCCCCAACCTCGGACCGGCGGATGTCGGAGCTTACGAGTTCCAGCCCTCCAGCCAGGTCATCATCCCTGGGTTCCCGGGAATTCCGGGGTCGCCGACCTCGCCGGTTCCGACCCCACTGCCCCCTGGTTCGGTCCTCTTCGGTGCTCCTCAAGCGGTCACTCCGAGCGAACCGGGCGCCCCGGTGAACGTCGGCCCCAACAACCCCACCATCACGTTCCAGCCCGGAACGGGTGTCGGACGGGCCGCTCAGACCACCGGCTCTCAGCAAGCGACTGCCGGACAGGCTCGCCGCGACCGAGACGCCCTGCGAGGTCTCCTCACCGGCAAACAGACCAAGGCCGCTGAGACCGCTCCTCAAGGCAAGCGTCCCTGGCACGACCTGCTCTCTCTGACTCGCTTCCGTCGCGGAATCTGATCCTGATTCCGATTGACACCCCGTCATCACGCAAGGCGAGCGGCTCCTTTCCGGACCGCTCGCCTTGCGTTTTGCGCTGTCCAGGTGCGTTCTGGAATCGGGACGATTTCCACAATCGGCAGTGACGGATCTTCACTCGCAGTCCAAACTCGGACCACGACCGCCGTCCACCCGATTCCATTGGGATCGCCCGCCAGTCGATCTTCTCGATTGCGTGAGCCCTCTTCCGACCCGATCGTTCACCCACTCGACCGAGTCTGGGGGAACGTCCACGATGAGTGCCCCATGGTCAAACTTCCGAGTTGACACAACGTGGAGCAAGGGCCATCCACGCGGGATGGCCCGTTCGTCCGCAATCCTTCGTCAAGACTTCCCGACGCAACCTTCACCTTCCAGTGCCGGCTTCTTCTCCGTGATCACAGGACACTTCGGTGATTCTTCCGCGTTGAGCGGGGTAAACTCCTTCCACTCGTCAGGCACGTTATCTTCGTGGAAGATCGCCTCGACCGGACATTCCGGCACGCAGGCCTCACAGTCGATGCACTCCTCCGGGTGGATGAACAGCATCTGCGCCCCTTCATAGAAGCAATCGACCGGGCATACCACGACGCAGTCGGTGTACTTGCAGTCGAAGCATGGCTCGCAGACGATATGCGCCACGTTGCGCTCCTTTAAGTTCAGTGGGATTGAGCAAGGCGAAGTGACCGATCGTTCGGCCGAGTCGGTCTCGGAGTCAACACCAATTGTAAAGACTTTTCAAGTCCACTGCACGACAGACAAGGCAGGCGTCCCGGTTTCCCCGTCTCCTTCTCCGCAAGGGATGATCTCTCGGCGTGAATACGTTTGGTCTCCGCAACATCTTGCCTTCGATCGACTCGGAGGGATTTTCAGCGAAAGCCAGGACGCGCATTCAGCTCACGCTCATCAATCGCTTGACGCGCCTTGCGGATTGGCTCTATGTTGAATCATTGACGGAGATTCGGTCACCTCCCGACCGGATCGGTCCTCCTCGTGCCCCGGTCCTCCCGCCTTCGCCTCCGAGGAGCAAGCCCTGTGCGACTTCCCTCGTCATTCCGATTCGGATCGGCCGTTCACACGCTGCTGTTCATCGTCCTCCCGCTGCCGACAGTCACCGCTACCTCGTCCTCATTCCCTTCCCTCTCGATCGAGCCCGCCTCGATCCACCTGACCGACCCGAGCGACCGACAGCAGATCGTCGTCACTGCCCACTGGCCTAACGGTTCGGTGCGTGACGTCACGTCCGAGGCTACGTTCTCCGTCGATGTCGACCGAATGGCTCAGATATCTCCCCCCGGCGTGGTGACCCCAGGTTCAGCCCGCGGCGGGTCGACCCGCCTCGTCGCTCGCTTTGGAGGGTCCTATGCTGAGGCGGTAGTTACCACAGCTTCCAACGATTCCCCTCGGCCGATCAGCTACCGGCACGACGTGGCCGCTGTGCTCTCGAAAGCCGGCTGCAACATGGGGGCATGTCACGGCAATCTCAACGGCAAAGGCGGATTCAAGCTCTCGCTCCGTGGCGATGACCCAGGACTTGACCTGCTGACCATGACCCGAGGGGTCCTTGCCCGTCGGATCGACACCATGGTCCCCGAGTCGAGCCTCATCCTTCTGAAAGCACTTGGTCAGCTTCCCCACGAGGGAGGCCGACGTTTCGGTACCGAGGACATCGAGGCCCACATCCTCCGCTCCTGGATCGCCGGGGGGGCCGACGACGACCTCGGCTCCGTCCCCGAAATAGCTTCGCTTTCCATCTTCCCGAGCGAACGAATCAACGCCTTCCCAGGCTTGAGCCAGCAGGTCATCGTGACCGCCACCTTCGCCGACGGCTCGACCCGCGACGTGACCCGACTGGCGGCCTTCGACGTGGACGACCCAACCGCAGTGTCCGTTTCTCCCTCCGGCCTTGTCCGCCGTAATGGCTCGGGAGAGTCGGTCGTCTCGGCCCGATTCCTTGGCAGGCACGCCGTTTCCCGTCTCGCCTTCCTGCCCGATCATCCCTCCTTCGCCTGGGACGGGCCCGAGGCGAGAACCCCCTTCGATGAGGCCGTCTTCGCCAAGCTCGAAGCCCTCAAGATCCACGCCTCCCCCCCGGCCTCCGATCACGTCTTCCTTCGACGCGCCTACCTCGACGCCATCGGCGTCCTTCCGACCCCCGACGAGGCCCGCGCCTTCCTTGATTCCGACGATCCCGACAAGCGAGCCCACCTCGTCGATGTCCTCCTCGATCGTCCCGAGTTCGCCGACTTCTGGGCCTTGAAGTGGGCCGACCTCCTCCGCAACGAGGAAAAGACGATGGGGCCGAAAGGCGTCTGGGCCTTCCAGCGCTGGCTCCGCGACCAGATCGACGCCGATGTCCCCCTCACCGATTTCGCCGAGGCCCTGCTGACTGGCTCCGGTTCCTCCTGGAGCAATCCGCCGGTGAGCTTTTACCGCACGAACCGCGATCCCGAGACCTGCGCCGAGAGCTTCGGCCAGATCTTCCTCGGCGTTCGCTTGCAATGCGCCCGATGCCACAATCACCCGTTCGACATCTGGACCCAGGACGACTATTACGGCATCGCCGCCGCCTTCGCCAACATCGAACGCAAGGAAGTCAATAACTCCCGGCGCGATCGGCTTAACTCGCACGAGATCAACGGCGACGTCCTCATCCATCTCCGCGGGAAACCCGGGATGACCCACCCGGTCACGCGCGATCGCGTCCCTCCCACCGCCCCCGGAAACATCCTGCTGGAGTTCGCCGACGACAATGACGCCCGCGCCTCCCTCGCCGACTGGCTCACCCGGCACGACGAACAATTCGCCCGGAACATGGCCAACCGCGTCTGGTTCCACATGTTCGGCCGGGGGGTCGTCGACCCAGTCGACGACTTCCGATCCTCCAATCCCCCGAGCAACCCCGCCCTCCTCGACGCCCTCACCAACGCCTTCATCGCCGGCGGCCACCGGGTGAAACCCCTCGTTCGGCAGATCATGACCTCGGAGGTCTACGGGCTCGACTCCATCCCCCGCCCGACCAACGTCGACGACGAAGCCAACTTCACCCGAGCTCGAATCAAGCTTCTTCCCGCCGAGGTCCTGCTCGACGCCATCGCCTCGGCCCTCGACCGACCGGCCGACCTTGAGGGCGTCCCCCCCGGCACCCGAGCCGTCTCCCTCGCCGGGGCCAACACCGGCCCCGAATTCCTCGACGCATTCGGCAAGCCCGACCGTCTGCTCACCTGCGAATGCGAACGATCCGAGGAAACCACCCTCTCCCAGGCGTTTCAACTCATCAACGGCTCATCCGTCCGCTCCATCCTCGAAGATCCCACCAATCGCCTTGGACAACTCCTCGATTCCAACCTCAGCGAACAGGCCATTCTGAACGAACTTTACCTCGCCTCCCTCTGCCGCCCGCCAACTGACGAGGAGTCGTCTGGAGCCCTTAACTACCTCTCCTGCGCACCCGACCCGCGCACCGCCTGGGAAGACATCGCCTGGGCCCTGGTCAATAGCAAGGAATTCTTATTACGACGTTGAGTGATCGACCTCAACGACTCACCTCCCTCCTCGCCCCAGATGACCGGGAGATCGACCCGATGAATCGCGGATGCCCCGACTTCCAGGCCACCAGCCGCCTCTCGCGCCGGAGCCTCCTGCGCGTCGGGAGCCTCGGCCTCGCCGGCCTCTCCCTCCCGAGCGTCCTGCGGGCGGCCTCAGACCCGAGCAAGCCGCATCGCCCGGCGACCGCGAAGAACGTCATCTTCCTCCACCAGTTCGGTGGGCCGAGCCACATCGACACCTTCGACATGAAGCCAGACGCCCCCGAAGGAATCCGAGGCGAGTTCTCCCCCATCGCCTCGGCCGTCCCAGGGGTGAACGTCACCGAGCATCTCCCCCGGTTCGCCCAGGTCATGGACCGGGTCGCGCAGATTCGTTCCGTCCACCACCGGATGAAAAACCACAACTCGGCCAGCTACTACAGCCTGACCGGCCATGCTCCCCCGCTCGACGATATCCGCCTGCGAGACACGCTCGAACTGTTCCCCTCCTACGGCTCCGTCGTCTCCAAGCTCCGCCCAAGCGAGGACCCGGCGGTTCCGTCTTATGTCTCCTATCCGCACGTCTTGCGCGACGGCAGCGTCACCCCCGGCCAGCACGCCAGTTTCCTCGGCAAGCCATATGACCCCTTCTTCATCGGTCAAGACCCCAGCGAGCCTGGCTTCCGCCTCCCCGAGCTGGAACTGCCCGAATCAACCCCGCTCGGCCGCCTCGACGACCGCCGTGGCCTCCTCGAACTGATCGATCGCCAGGCTCAGCTTCTCGAATACGACGCGACCGCCCGAGGGATCGACGAATTCTACAGTCGCGCCCTCTCCATGCTCGCCTCT encodes the following:
- a CDS encoding ferredoxin family protein, with translation MAHIVCEPCFDCKYTDCVVVCPVDCFYEGAQMLFIHPEECIDCEACVPECPVEAIFHEDNVPDEWKEFTPLNAEESPKCPVITEKKPALEGEGCVGKS
- a CDS encoding DUF1501 domain-containing protein, whose translation is MNRGCPDFQATSRLSRRSLLRVGSLGLAGLSLPSVLRAASDPSKPHRPATAKNVIFLHQFGGPSHIDTFDMKPDAPEGIRGEFSPIASAVPGVNVTEHLPRFAQVMDRVAQIRSVHHRMKNHNSASYYSLTGHAPPLDDIRLRDTLELFPSYGSVVSKLRPSEDPAVPSYVSYPHVLRDGSVTPGQHASFLGKPYDPFFIGQDPSEPGFRLPELELPESTPLGRLDDRRGLLELIDRQAQLLEYDATARGIDEFYSRALSMLASPRVKGAFDLSQEPDALRDRYGRTTYGQSCLLARRLVETGVRFVTVYFSRSIGGNGSNGWDTHQDNFNDLKNRLLPITDQTVPFLIQDLDDRGLLDETLIVWMGEFGRGPKIGDRDGKGRNHWPSCYTVLFAGGGTTGGAVYGSSDRIGGYPAIDPVPLESIAATMYHALGIDPETEVFDRLNRPLAIASQRPITEIFA
- a CDS encoding DUF1549 and DUF1553 domain-containing protein, translating into MRLPSSFRFGSAVHTLLFIVLPLPTVTATSSSFPSLSIEPASIHLTDPSDRQQIVVTAHWPNGSVRDVTSEATFSVDVDRMAQISPPGVVTPGSARGGSTRLVARFGGSYAEAVVTTASNDSPRPISYRHDVAAVLSKAGCNMGACHGNLNGKGGFKLSLRGDDPGLDLLTMTRGVLARRIDTMVPESSLILLKALGQLPHEGGRRFGTEDIEAHILRSWIAGGADDDLGSVPEIASLSIFPSERINAFPGLSQQVIVTATFADGSTRDVTRLAAFDVDDPTAVSVSPSGLVRRNGSGESVVSARFLGRHAVSRLAFLPDHPSFAWDGPEARTPFDEAVFAKLEALKIHASPPASDHVFLRRAYLDAIGVLPTPDEARAFLDSDDPDKRAHLVDVLLDRPEFADFWALKWADLLRNEEKTMGPKGVWAFQRWLRDQIDADVPLTDFAEALLTGSGSSWSNPPVSFYRTNRDPETCAESFGQIFLGVRLQCARCHNHPFDIWTQDDYYGIAAAFANIERKEVNNSRRDRLNSHEINGDVLIHLRGKPGMTHPVTRDRVPPTAPGNILLEFADDNDARASLADWLTRHDEQFARNMANRVWFHMFGRGVVDPVDDFRSSNPPSNPALLDALTNAFIAGGHRVKPLVRQIMTSEVYGLDSIPRPTNVDDEANFTRARIKLLPAEVLLDAIASALDRPADLEGVPPGTRAVSLAGANTGPEFLDAFGKPDRLLTCECERSEETTLSQAFQLINGSSVRSILEDPTNRLGQLLDSNLSEQAILNELYLASLCRPPTDEESSGALNYLSCAPDPRTAWEDIAWALVNSKEFLLRR